In [Mycobacterium] stephanolepidis, the genomic window CTGAACCGGGCCAGACCCGACGCATCGGCGTCCAGCCCCCAGGCGCGCAGCAGCTCAGGATGCGGATCGATACCCACACACAGCGGGCCACGAGATGCGGTGGCCGCCTGCAGCCGTGCACCGAACGTCACCGGCCCCACCGCTCTTCGCGCAAGCTGGGGGTACCTCCCGCGTGCGGGGGCCTCATCGCAAGCCCGCGTGGAGTTCCTGCAGCGACCGCACGCCGATATCCCCACGGATACCGGCCTCGATCCCCTGCACGGCGGCCGAAGCACCCTGCACCGTGGTGATGCACGGGATGTTCATCGACACCGCGGCCGAACGGATCTCGTATCCGTCGACACGGGGGCCGGAGTTCCCGTACGGGGTGTTGATGACCATCGCGACCTCGCCGGCCTTGATCACGTCGACCGAAGACCGAGGGGGCAATCCATCCTCGGCACCCTGGTAGTGCTTACGCACCTCTTCGCACGGTATTCCGTTACGGCGCAGCATTTCTGCCGTACCTTCGGTCGCCAGCACCTTGAACCCGAGATCGGCCAGCCGCTTCACCGGGAACACCAGGGAGCGCTTGTCACGGTTGGCCACCGAGACGAAGATCGTGCCCTCCTTGGGCAACGATCCGTACGCGGCGGTCTGGCTCTTGGCGAACGCGCTACCGAAATCGGCGTCGATGCCCATGACCTCGCCGGTGGACTTCATCTCCGGCCCGAGCAGGGAATCCACTTGGCTGCCATCCGCCTTGCGAAAACGATGGAACGGCAGCACGGCCTCCTTGACCGCTACCGGAGCACCCGGCGGCAGGGTGGCGCCGTCGCCGTCGGCGGGCAGCAGTCCTTCCTCGCGCAGACCGGCAATGGTGGCGCCCAACATGATCCGGGAGCACGCCTTGGCCAACGGCACCGCGGTGGCCTTCGACACGAACGGAACCGTACGGCTGGCACGTGGGTTCGCCTCCAGGACGTACAGCACATCGTCCTTGAGCGCGTACTGCACGTTCAGCAGGCCGACCACTCCGATTCCATGCGCGATCGCCTCGGTCGCGTTGCGAACCTTTTCGATATCGCTGCGGCCCAGGGTTACCGGCGGTAGCGCGCATGCCGAGTCGCCGGAGTGAATACCGGCCTCCTCGATGTGCTCCATGACGCCGCCGAGGTAAACCTCGGTGCCGTCGCACAACGCGTCGACATCGATCTCGATGGCGTCCTCGAGGAAGCGGTCGACGAGCACGGGGTGTTCGGGTGAGAGCTGGGTGGCCCGCGTGATGTAGCCGTGCAGGGTGTCCTCGTCGTAGACGATCTCCATGCCCCGTCCACCCAGGACGTAGGACGGTCGCACCAGCACCGGGTAACCGATGTCGGAGGCGATCTGCCTGGCCTGCTCGAAGGTTGTGGCGGTGCCGAATCGTGGCGCCGGCAGACCGGCCGATACCAGCAGATCCCCGAACACGCCGCGGTCCTCGGCGCGATCGATGGCCGCCGGGCTGGTGCCCACCACCGGCACGCCGGCATCGGCCAAACGCTTCGCCAGCCCCAGCGGGGTCTGTCCGCCGAGTTGCACGATCACACCGACAACACCCGGTCCACCACGGCCGGATTCACTTTCGGCGTGGAACACCTCCAGCACATCTTCGAAGGTCAGCGGTTCGAAGTACAGGCGGTCGGCGGTGTCATAGTCGGTGGACACCGTTTCCGGGTTGCAGTTGACCATGATGGTCTCGAATCCGGCCTGCGACAACGTGGTTGCCGCGTGCACGCAGCTGTAGTCGAACTCGATGCCCTGGCCGATGCGGTTGGGGCCCGACCCGAGGATGAGCACCTTGGGTCGCTCGGTCTGCGGGGCCACCTCCGATTCCGCAGCCGGATCCAACTCGTAGCTCGAATAGTGGTACGGGGTCTTGGCCTCGAATTCGGCGGCGCAGGTGTCGACCGTCTTATACACCGGCCGGATTCCCATCCGGTGGCGCAACGAGCGCACCCCGTCCTCCCCCGCCAATTCCGGTCGCAGTGCCGCGATCTGACGATCTGAGAGCCCGTAGTGCTTGGCCCTGCGCAGCAGTTCCTCGTCAAGGATCGGCGCCTCACGCAGCTCGGTACCGAGCTGGTGAATCTGCGCGATCTCTTCAACGAACCACGGGTCGACACCGGTGATCTCGGCTACCTGCTCGACCGGGACACCGGCACCCAGCGCATGCTCGATTCCGTAGAGCCGCCCGTCACGCGGCACCCGCAGCTCCTGCAGGAACGTGTCCAGATCCTCGATGGGGCTCGCGTTGTCGGTCCAGAAGCCCGCCGCGGAGGTCTCCAACGAGCGCATGACCTTCCCGAGTGCCTCGGCGAAGTTGCGCCCCAGAGACATCGCCTCACCCACCGATTTCATGGTGGTGGTCAAGGTGGCGTCGGCGCCGGGGAACTTCTCGAAGGCGAATCGGGGCGCCTTGACGACGACATAGTCCAGAGTCGGCTCGAAACAGGCCGGGGTCTCCTTGGTGATGTCGTTGACGATCTCATCGAGCGTGTACCCGATCGCCAGCTTGGCCGCGATCTTGGCGATGGGGAATCCGGTTGCCTTGGAGGCCAACGCGCTGGAGCGCGATACGCGCGGGTTCATCTCGATGACGATGAGGCGACCGTCGCGGGGGTTGATGGCGAACTGAATGTTGCAGCCACCGGTGTCCACGCCGACCTCGCGCAGGATCGCGATACCCAGATCGCGCATCTTCTGATACTCACGGTCGGTCAGCGTCATCGCGGGAGCCACCGTCACCGAGTCGCCGGTGTGCACACCCATCGGGTCGACGTTCTCGATCGAGCACACCACCACCACGTTGTCGCGGCTGTCGCGCATCAGCTCGAGCTCGAATTCCTTCCACCCGTAGATGGATTCCTCGATCAGCACATTCGCCGACGGGGACGCCGAGAGTCCCTCGCCCGCCATCCGCTCAACGTCATCGGGTGTGTACGCCATGCCCGAGCCCAAGCCGCCCATCGTGAAGGATGGGCGCACCACAACCGGCAATCCGAGGTCGGCGACGGTATCGCGGACCTCGTCCATGGTGAAACAGACGCGGGACTTCGCCGACTCGCCGCCGACCTTGGCGACGATGTCCTTGAACCGCTGCCGGTCTTCACCGCGCTGAATGGCCTCGAAGTTCGCGCCGATGAGCTCCACGTTGTAACGGTCAAGTGCACCGTTCTCGTAGAGGGCGACCGCGGTGTTCAACGCGGTCTGGCCGCCCAGCGTCGGCAGCAGAGCATCGATCTTGTTGCCCTTCTCCGCCTGTGCGGCAAGGACTTTCTCGACGAACTCCGCCGTGATCGGCTCGACATAGGTGTTGTCGGCGTACTCCGGGTCGGTCATGATCGTCGCCGGGTTCGAGTTGACGAGGCTGACCTGCAGCCCCTCCGACCGCAGCACACGGCAGGCCTGGGTGCCCGAATAGTCGAACTCACAGGCCTGGCCGATCACGATGGGGCCGGAACCGATGACCAGGATGTGGTTGAGGTCTGTGCGACGTGGCATCAGCGGTTACCCCGATTCTCAAGTGCCGTGACGAACTGGTCAAAGAGGTACTCGGCGTCATGAGGTCCCGCCGCCGCCTCCGGGTGGTACTGCACCGAGAAGGCCGATCCGTCCAAAAGCCGGATCCCTTCCACCGTGCCATCGTTGGCGCAGGTATGGCTGACCTCGGCGCGCCCGAACGGTGTATCGAACTGCTCACCCGCCTCACCTTCGAGGGCGAAGCCGTGGTTCTGCGCGGTGATCGCGACCCGGCCGGTCGCGTGATCGATGACCGGGATGTTGATACCGCGATGCCCGAAGGTCATCTTGTAGGTGGAGCGGCCCAATGCCCGGCCCAGCAGCTGATTGCCGAAGCAGATGCCGAACAGCGGGATTTTCCGTTGCAGCACCGCCTGCGTCACGGCCACCACGTGATCCGCGGTGGCCGGGTCGCCCGGCCCGTTGGACAGGAACACGCCGTCGGGCGCCAGTGCGAGCAGCTCGTCCGGGCTGATGGACGAGGGCACTACCTGAACGCGGATACCGCGTTGCGTGAAGTTACGCGGGGTGTTGGTCTTGATCCCCAGATCCAGAGCCGCCACGGTGAAGCGGTGCGCGCCATCGGGTTCCACGATGTAGGTGTCGTCGGTGCTCACCTCTCCCGCCAGGTCCGCACCCAGCATCGAGGGCTGGCCGTTGACGCGCGAGAGCAGGAAGTCGGTGGGCGCGTCGGCAACTGTCCCACTGAAGATGCCCGCCTTCATCGACCCGCGGGTACGTAGGTGACGGACGACGGCCCGGGTGTCGATTCCGGCGATGCCGACGATGTGCTGCCCCTTGAGGGCATCGTCCAGGGATCCGGTGGCACGCCAATTCGAGACCCGGTTCGAGGGGTCGCGCACCGCGTATCCGGCGACCCAGATCTTGCCGCCGCGACTCTCGTCGTCCTCGTCGTTCCATCCGGTATTGCCGATCTGCGGCGCTGTCGCCACCACGATCTGCCGGTGATAGCTCGGGTCGGTCAGGGTTTCTTGGTAACCCGACATGGCCGTGCAGAACACCGCCTCGCCGAGAGTTTCACCCACCGCACCGAACGGCTTACCGGTGAACACCCGCCCGTCTTCGAGAACGAGCACCGCCTTGTCACTCATGACGCCTGCTTCCATTCTTTATATTCGCTTCGCGGTCGTGCCAAAAATCCGGTGTCGATTTCGGTGCCCGAGGGCAGCCGCCACCGAATCGCAAGAATTCCGTCGTGGGTAAGTACCTTGCCCGCCAACGCCTTGGCCGTGCGGATCTCGGTGATGACGTCTGCGGGGATCCAGATGTCTGCGGTTCCGCTGCGCTCCAGCAGGACCCCGCCGGTGTACCTGGTCAAGGTGGCA contains:
- the carB gene encoding carbamoyl-phosphate synthase large subunit translates to MPRRTDLNHILVIGSGPIVIGQACEFDYSGTQACRVLRSEGLQVSLVNSNPATIMTDPEYADNTYVEPITAEFVEKVLAAQAEKGNKIDALLPTLGGQTALNTAVALYENGALDRYNVELIGANFEAIQRGEDRQRFKDIVAKVGGESAKSRVCFTMDEVRDTVADLGLPVVVRPSFTMGGLGSGMAYTPDDVERMAGEGLSASPSANVLIEESIYGWKEFELELMRDSRDNVVVVCSIENVDPMGVHTGDSVTVAPAMTLTDREYQKMRDLGIAILREVGVDTGGCNIQFAINPRDGRLIVIEMNPRVSRSSALASKATGFPIAKIAAKLAIGYTLDEIVNDITKETPACFEPTLDYVVVKAPRFAFEKFPGADATLTTTMKSVGEAMSLGRNFAEALGKVMRSLETSAAGFWTDNASPIEDLDTFLQELRVPRDGRLYGIEHALGAGVPVEQVAEITGVDPWFVEEIAQIHQLGTELREAPILDEELLRRAKHYGLSDRQIAALRPELAGEDGVRSLRHRMGIRPVYKTVDTCAAEFEAKTPYHYSSYELDPAAESEVAPQTERPKVLILGSGPNRIGQGIEFDYSCVHAATTLSQAGFETIMVNCNPETVSTDYDTADRLYFEPLTFEDVLEVFHAESESGRGGPGVVGVIVQLGGQTPLGLAKRLADAGVPVVGTSPAAIDRAEDRGVFGDLLVSAGLPAPRFGTATTFEQARQIASDIGYPVLVRPSYVLGGRGMEIVYDEDTLHGYITRATQLSPEHPVLVDRFLEDAIEIDVDALCDGTEVYLGGVMEHIEEAGIHSGDSACALPPVTLGRSDIEKVRNATEAIAHGIGVVGLLNVQYALKDDVLYVLEANPRASRTVPFVSKATAVPLAKACSRIMLGATIAGLREEGLLPADGDGATLPPGAPVAVKEAVLPFHRFRKADGSQVDSLLGPEMKSTGEVMGIDADFGSAFAKSQTAAYGSLPKEGTIFVSVANRDKRSLVFPVKRLADLGFKVLATEGTAEMLRRNGIPCEEVRKHYQGAEDGLPPRSSVDVIKAGEVAMVINTPYGNSGPRVDGYEIRSAAVSMNIPCITTVQGASAAVQGIEAGIRGDIGVRSLQELHAGLR
- the carA gene encoding glutamine-hydrolyzing carbamoyl-phosphate synthase small subunit, encoding MSDKAVLVLEDGRVFTGKPFGAVGETLGEAVFCTAMSGYQETLTDPSYHRQIVVATAPQIGNTGWNDEDDESRGGKIWVAGYAVRDPSNRVSNWRATGSLDDALKGQHIVGIAGIDTRAVVRHLRTRGSMKAGIFSGTVADAPTDFLLSRVNGQPSMLGADLAGEVSTDDTYIVEPDGAHRFTVAALDLGIKTNTPRNFTQRGIRVQVVPSSISPDELLALAPDGVFLSNGPGDPATADHVVAVTQAVLQRKIPLFGICFGNQLLGRALGRSTYKMTFGHRGINIPVIDHATGRVAITAQNHGFALEGEAGEQFDTPFGRAEVSHTCANDGTVEGIRLLDGSAFSVQYHPEAAAGPHDAEYLFDQFVTALENRGNR